One Corynebacterium uterequi DNA segment encodes these proteins:
- a CDS encoding choice-of-anchor I family protein, whose protein sequence is MTFSRLAPWKLALPSAKLLPVLATTVGITTTVAAASANAVIVDQPVRHSGTDTVVLNPIGAYDSGVFDASAAEIVAYHPDTTSVLVVNANAGTVDVLSVADPTHPQLRGTVSVPGHEVNSVSVREDGLVVAAAEPSEDKTLPGKAVFFDIAHLEDGLLGDVTVGSLPDNVQITPDGRFALVANEGEPAEDYSVDPEGSVSVIALPPTPTSPTQDAVRTADFTAWNDYSADELWKDNNIRVFGPQEKLLASENFEPEYIAISGNLAFASLQENNAIAVIDIEKAQVIDVFGLGVIDRETVAFDPSDKDDAVTLRTAPVKALPLPDALAAFEHDGKTYIITTNEGDARDWDGYSEEIRFGDIGDPEETDIVLGANLDPALQKKDALGRLKITTAQGVKTNPDGTRELTEIYTFGGRGFSIYDSEGNLISTSGTDFERIQMEAHPDFFNTDHAETKLESRSDDKGPEPEAVTVARLNDRLYAFIGNERVGGVMVYDVTDPAKPQYVSYVNNRDFSVSMEDVDEASVPSALAKAGDLGPEGIHYVSPADSPNNRPLVIVGNEVSGTTTVFEATGADADAEAARPTPGDTTPDNPDTSKPAEPLSSAAQLGSSVAVGSSVTPATDGTETDGTATDEVTSAAADLAGLVLGSSVRF, encoded by the coding sequence GTGACTTTCTCCCGTCTTGCTCCCTGGAAGCTCGCCCTACCCTCCGCCAAGCTTCTGCCCGTGCTTGCCACCACCGTCGGCATCACCACCACTGTTGCAGCGGCTTCTGCCAACGCCGTCATCGTCGACCAACCCGTTCGCCATTCCGGCACGGACACCGTAGTGCTCAATCCCATCGGAGCGTATGACTCCGGGGTCTTCGATGCTTCAGCCGCAGAGATTGTTGCCTATCACCCGGACACCACGTCGGTGTTGGTGGTTAACGCCAACGCTGGCACGGTCGACGTCCTCAGCGTCGCCGATCCCACTCACCCTCAGCTTCGAGGCACCGTGTCGGTTCCCGGTCACGAGGTCAATTCGGTGAGCGTTCGCGAGGATGGACTCGTCGTCGCGGCCGCGGAGCCTTCAGAGGACAAGACCTTGCCCGGAAAGGCGGTGTTTTTTGATATCGCGCACCTTGAGGACGGCCTCCTCGGCGACGTGACTGTGGGATCTCTGCCGGATAACGTCCAGATCACTCCCGATGGCCGGTTTGCGCTCGTTGCTAACGAAGGCGAGCCGGCCGAAGATTACTCGGTGGACCCCGAAGGTTCGGTGTCTGTCATCGCACTGCCGCCCACGCCCACCTCCCCCACCCAGGATGCGGTTCGTACGGCCGACTTCACGGCGTGGAATGACTACAGCGCTGATGAGCTGTGGAAGGACAACAACATCCGGGTCTTCGGTCCCCAGGAGAAGCTCCTTGCCTCCGAGAATTTTGAGCCGGAGTATATTGCGATTTCCGGTAACCTCGCGTTCGCTAGCTTGCAGGAAAACAACGCCATTGCGGTGATTGATATTGAGAAGGCGCAGGTCATCGATGTTTTTGGCCTCGGCGTGATCGATCGCGAGACGGTCGCCTTCGACCCCTCCGACAAGGACGACGCGGTCACTCTGCGCACCGCTCCGGTGAAGGCGCTGCCGCTTCCTGACGCCCTTGCCGCTTTTGAGCACGACGGCAAGACCTACATCATCACCACCAACGAGGGCGACGCCCGAGATTGGGATGGCTATTCCGAGGAGATTCGCTTCGGAGACATCGGCGACCCGGAAGAGACCGATATCGTGCTCGGTGCCAATCTGGATCCTGCGCTGCAGAAGAAGGATGCCTTGGGGCGGCTGAAAATCACCACGGCGCAGGGGGTGAAGACCAATCCTGACGGAACCCGGGAGCTGACGGAGATCTACACCTTCGGCGGCCGTGGTTTCTCTATCTACGACTCCGAAGGCAACCTCATCTCCACCTCGGGCACCGACTTCGAGCGGATTCAGATGGAAGCCCACCCGGATTTCTTCAACACCGACCACGCGGAGACCAAGCTCGAAAGCCGCTCCGATGATAAGGGCCCGGAGCCGGAGGCGGTGACCGTTGCGCGGCTCAATGACCGCCTCTATGCGTTCATCGGCAACGAGCGGGTGGGCGGCGTCATGGTGTACGACGTCACCGACCCGGCAAAGCCACAGTACGTGTCCTACGTCAACAATCGAGATTTCTCAGTGTCCATGGAGGACGTCGACGAAGCGTCCGTCCCCTCCGCGCTGGCCAAGGCGGGCGATCTGGGCCCGGAGGGCATCCACTACGTTTCCCCGGCGGACTCCCCCAATAACCGTCCGCTCGTCATTGTGGGCAATGAGGTGTCGGGCACAACGACGGTGTTTGAGGCCACCGGCGCCGACGCCGACGCGGAGGCCGCACGCCCCACCCCCGGCGACACCACCCCCGACAACCCCGACACCTCAAAGCCAGCCGAGCCGCTGTCTTCAGCGGCGCAGCTTGGCTCGTCGGTGGCAGTTGGTAGCTCCGTGACGCCGGCAACCGACGGCACCGAAACAGACGGCACCGCTACTGACGAGGTCACCTCAGCCGCAGCGGATTTGGCTGGGCTGGTGCTGGGCAGCTCCGTCCGCTTCTAG